The Urbifossiella limnaea nucleotide sequence GGTCAGGGGGCTCTCCTCGTCCAGCTTGGACACGACCCCGAGGGTCGGGATCAGGGGGAAGCCGTTGTCGCTCCGGGTGCGGCCGGACAGGACGGTGCCCTGGAGCGGGGCCGGGCGGCTCGACGAGACGTAGATCTCGGGGTACACGAACGCGCCCCCGATCGAGGCCTCGTTCCGCCCGAGCCGGCCGATGGCGGCGGGGTTCCAGTACAGCGCCCCGATGGCGTCGATCGGCGTCGCGGTCGAGACGCCGGCCATGCCGGCGTGCGTCGCTCCCGCGCCGGGCAGGTACACGCCCGGCTGAGCGTTCGCCGTGGCGGGGGCGGCCGCGAGGAGTACCGCAACGCCGAGCCCGAGCCGGCACGTTCGTGTCATAGCCCTCTCCCGAACAGTGGGATCACAGCAGGAATATCGGTTGGGTGAATTACGCCACTTGAGCAGGCTGTACCACGAAGGGAGCGGATCATCCAAAAGCGGCAATCACGTTCCCGTCTGTTCCGGTCCCGAATCCGACCTCATGCGGGCGATTGAGAAGAAGGTGGTCGCCAGGATGGCGGCACTCGAACGACCCGCAACGGAGTGCGTGATGTCACGGCGAGCGTTTTTGGCGGCGTGCGCCGCACTGCTGGGGGTCGCCCCGGCGGCCCGAGCCCAGGCACCGGCCGACGTGCCACCGGTCCCCGCGGTCCAGCCGGCCCCCGGGGACGCCCCGCCCGGCCTGAACGGGCTCTACCCGACCATCCGCCCGGCCGAGGGCGTCGCCCCACTCCCGACCGGCGGAGCGGCCGCCTGTCCGACGTGCGACCTGCGCGGGCACGACCTCTGGACCCGCCCGACGCTGACCGGCGACTGGGGCGGGCTGCGGCCCAACCTCCGGGACCACGGCGTCCAGTTCAACGCCAGCGTCACCCAGTTCGGGTTCGGCCTCGGCGGGGGGATTAACTCGCCGCGCGTCCCGCCGCTGCTCGGGCAGGGGGATACGAGCGCGTACACCGGCCGGGGCGACTACGAGTTGCTGTTCGACCTGGAGAAGTTCGGCGGGCTGCCGAAGGGAACCCTCACCGTTCGCGCCCAAAACTGGTGGGGCCAGTACGGGAACGTGAGCCTGAACACCGGGGCGTTCCCGCCGGCGGTCTTCCCCGCCGCCCTGCCGCCCGTCCCGAACGACCCGGGCGTGCCGATGCTCACCGACTTCTTCGTGACCCAGCCCTTCTCGCCGAACTTCGTGGTGTTCGCGGGGAAGAAGAACGTGATCGGGGCGGCCGACCAGGACGACTTCGCCGGCGGCAACGGCACCGTCCAGTTCATGAACCAGGCGTTCATCGCCAACCCGGCGTTCCTGCTCGCCCTCCCGTACACCGGGTTCACCGCCGGCGTGGTCAGCCCGCAGGAGTGGGGGGCCGTGTCCGCGTACGTGTACGACCCGCAGAACCGGACCAAGGACTTCTTCCGGTTCGACGACCTGTTCTCGACGGGCGTCATCGTCGGCACCGAGGTGAAACTGAAGACGAACTTCTTCGAACTCCCGGGCGAGCAGCACGTCGGCGGCATCTGGAAGCACCTGGCGCTGACGAACCTGGCGTTCAACGAGCCGCCGCCGGGCGTCTACCCGTACCAGGCGGTCGGCGGGTCGCCCACCCTCAACGACTCGTACACGGTCTACTACGGGTTCGACCAGTACGTGCAGGTGTACTCCGAGGACACGAAGCGCGGGTGGGGGCTGTTCGGGCGGGCGTCGATCAGCGACGGGAACCCGACCCCGATCCGCTACTTCCTCAGCGCCGGGGTCGGCGGGTACAGCCCGATCCGCCACCGCCAGGGCGACCAGTTCGGCGTCGGCTTCTACTACACCGGGCTGAGCCAGGAATTCGGCCCGCGGCCGCGGGCGGCCTTCGGCCCGCGCGACGGGTACGGGCTCGAAGTGTTCTACAACGTGCGGGTCACCCCCTGGATGAGCCTCACCCCCGACTTCCAGATCGTGAAGCCCGAGGCCGGGGCGATCGCTGACATGGCGTACATCGGCGGCTTCCGGCTGAAGCTCGACTTCTGACCTCGCCGACGGCGGGGGCGGGCGCTCGCGGCCCGTCACCCCCGCCCGGTCTCCGACGGCCGCTCGCCGAAGTGGCGGCGGTAGTCGGCGGCGAAGTTCCCGAGGTGCGTGAACCCGTACTCCCGTGCCGCCGCGGCGACCGGCACGCCCGCGTCCGCCGCGAGCCGGGTGCGGACCGCGTTCAGCCGGAGCCGCCGGTAGAAGGTCATCGGGCCGCACCCGTACTGCTCCTTGAAGACGAGCCGCAGGGTGCGGTCGCTCGCGCCGAGCGCGGCACACAGGTCGAGGACGCCGAGCGGGCTCCGGAGGCTGCCGCGCATCAACTCCTCGGCCCGGCTCAGCAGGCTCAGCCGGGCCGGGAGCGTCGGGCTACGCCCGGCCTCCTCCCCGGTGCCGAGCGCCCGGGCGACCAGCCGCAGGTACTCCTGTTCGAACTGCCCGGCCTCGGGGTCGCTGAGGACCGGCCAGTCGCCGGTCGCGCCGAGCAACCGGTCCGTCGCCAGTCCCAGCGCGCGGTAGTCGTCGGGGCGCGGCGTGAGCACGGCCCACGCCCGCAGGGCGGGGAGCGGGTCGGGGCCGCCGATCGCGCGCGTCGCGGCCTCCAGCGCGGCCACGGGCACCGAGACGTTGAGGTACTCGGACGTCCGCGCCGACCGGTGATCGATGCCCGCGTCGGGGCCGCGGACGACCACCTGCCCGGGGTCCAGTCGCTGCCCGTGCCACACCCCGGCGGCGTTGCCCGGGAGCACGGGGGTGAGCGAGACGATGGTGCCGTTCTCCTGTCCGCGGAGGCGGAGGCTCTGCGTGCCGGTGATGCGGATGACCCGCACCGCACGGCTCCGCACCACCTGGAGCGACCCCTCGAAGCGCCCGCACGTGACCTGCTCGATGGTCCCGTCCCACCCCGCGAAGCACATGGGCACCTGCTCGAAGCTCGTCAGCCTGGAGCGAACCGCCATCGCGCGTGTCCTCCCGAGGAGGGTTCGTGGCCGGCCGTCGTCCGCATCACCAACACATCAACCGGACTTCATCCGTTCTTCTGCAACACTTGCCGTTTTTGGATAACCCACCCACCCGCTGCTTGCACCGGTGTCCGAACACAATTACCCTACTGGGCTGGATAAGATTCAGCCAATCCGGTCGGGCGTGTTGTCATCCCCTTTCCCGCGTGAGGTCGCAGCTGTGAAGAGATCGTACCTCGGTAGCCTGGCGCTGGTCGCGCTCGGCAGCGCCCTCGGGTGGGCGGCGGCGTCGGGCAAGTTCGAGCTGCGGCCGGTCGCCGCGGCCCCGGAAGTGTCGGTCCCGCTCCCCACGCCGAGCGTCGCCCGCGCGACGCCGGGCGCGCCGGCCTGCTGCGACGTCGGCGGGGGCCGTGCCCCCAACGTGAGCCCGGCCGAGGCGGCGGCGCTGCTGGCGCACAACCAGCAGGTGACGGCCCAGGCGCAGAAGGACGGGAAGAAGCCGAACATCCTCGTGATCTGGGGCGACGACATCGGGGTGCACAACATCTCGGCGTACAACCACGGCATCATGGGCTACCAGACGCCGAACATCGACCGCATCGCCCGCGAGGGCGCGCTGTTCACCGACGCCTACGGCGAGCAGTCGTGCACCGCCGGCCGGGCCGCGTTCCTCCTCGGCCAGCACCCGTTCCGCACCGGCATGCTCACCATCGGCATGCCCGGCAGCACCCACGGCATCCCGCCCTGGGCGCCGACGATCGCCGACCTGCTGCTGAACCACGGCTACCTGACCGCGCAGTTCGGGAAGAACCACCTCGGCGACCAGGACAGCCACCTCCCGACCGCCCACGGGTTCGGCGAGTTCTTCGGCAACCTGTACCACCTGAACGCCGAGGAAGAGCCCGAGACGTACTACTACCCGAAGGACCCCGAGTTCCGCAAGAAGTTCGGCCCGCGCGGCGTGATCAAGTCCACCGCCGGCGGCGAGATCAAGGACACCGGGCCGCTCAACCGCAAGCGGATGGAGACGATCGACGAGGAGATGCTGGCGTCCAGCCTCGACTTCATGGACCGGGCGGTGAAGGCCCAGAAGCCGTTCTTCCTGTGGCACAACAGCACCCGCATGCACGTGTGGACGCGGCTGAAGAAGGAGAGCGAGGGGAAGACCGGCATCGGCCTGTACCCGGACGGCATGGTCGAGCACGACGGCCACGTCGGCCAGCTGCTCAAGAAGCTCGACGACCTGGGGATCGCCGACAACACCATCGTGATGTACTCGACCGACAACGGGGCCGAGTCGGGGTCGTGGCCGGACGGCGGGATCACGCCGTTCTTCGGCGAGAAGGGGACCACCTGGGAGGGCGGGCACCGGGTGCCGCTGCTGGTCCGGTGGCCCGGGGTGCTCAAGGCGGGGAGCAAGATCATCGACCCGATCGCCCACAACGACTGGCTCCCGACGTTCCTGGCCGCGGCCGGCGAGCCGGACGTCAAGGAGAAGTTGAAGACCGGCCACCGAGCCAACGGGAAAGACTTTAAGGTCCATTTGGACGGGTACAACTGGTTACCATTCTTCCAGGGGCGGGAGGCGCGGAGCCCCCGGAACGAGTACCTGTACTTCGGCCAGGGCGGCGAGCTGAACGCGGTCCGCTACCGCAACTGGAAGGTCCACTTCGCCACCTTCCAGGGGAACATCGCGACCGGGGTGCGGCAGGTGTCGAACTGGCCGCTCATCATCAACCTCCGGGCCGACCCGTACGAGATGATGTGGAAGCACGGCGAGATGGGGTACCTCCGCTGGTACGCCGACAACATGTGGATCTTCGTCCCCATCCAGGGGGTCATCCGCGACTTCTTCGCCGACTACGACAAGTTCCCCCGCCAGGAGGGGAGCAGCCTGAACGCCGCGGGGATCAACTACAACTCGATCCGCGTCCAGGAGCTGATGCGCCGCCTCGAGGCGCCGGCGACGCCGCGGAACTGACCCGTCCCGCGAGCGGCCCGGCGGAGAACACCCGCCGGGCCGCTCCCCCGTTGACCCTCACCCGAACCGACTCCCACGATGAGTGCCACACCCGTCGGGCCGATCGGGCAATTCTTCGTCCGAACCGTCCGCCCGTTCTTCCTGCTCACGGGGGCCGGGACGGCGCTGGTCGGGCTCTACGCCGTCGCCCCCGCGTGGGCCATGCCCAACGTGGCGAAGTTGCCCTACCTGCGGGACTACACGGTCATCGTCCAGCACTGGGGGATCATGGTCGGCCTCATGGGCGCGGCCATGATGCTCGCCGCCGTGGTCCCGGCCTGGCGCGTCCCGATCCTGCTCTACAGCGCGCTGGAAAAGGCGTTCATGGTGTGGCTCGTGCTGTCCAACGCCGGCGAGCCGTTCGTGAGCGGGTTCTGGGTTCCGTTCGCGGTCGACGCCACCGTGGTGATCTACACCGTCGGCTACTTCGCCGCCGTCGGCTTCCGGGCGCCGCCACCGACACACCCGCCGCGGGCAAATTGATACCAGAGCGGGTAGATCCGCGGCTGGTAGTCGCAAGTGTCGTCGGGCCAGAGACTCCCGCCGCGGCCGACCCGAACGAATCGTTCCAACAGTATTTCTTCCAGACGACTCAGTGCTTCCACGGACGGGGTGTCTCCGTCCCTGGAACCAATGAGAGCCGCCCGAGCCCGCCGGCGTGCGAGCCCGGCCAGCCCTCGCGGGTAACGAACGTGGCGAGGTGCTCGAAATCGGTGTGGGTCGCTTACCCCAGCCGTTTGCCGATTGTGGATAGTCGACTGGTTTGACTTTGGGAGTTACCGGTCTTGCACGTATGGCAGACCGTGGGACGCGCTCGCACCGCCGCCCCACATGTCTCCACGGGACACAACATGA carries:
- a CDS encoding arylsulfatase, yielding MLAHNQQVTAQAQKDGKKPNILVIWGDDIGVHNISAYNHGIMGYQTPNIDRIAREGALFTDAYGEQSCTAGRAAFLLGQHPFRTGMLTIGMPGSTHGIPPWAPTIADLLLNHGYLTAQFGKNHLGDQDSHLPTAHGFGEFFGNLYHLNAEEEPETYYYPKDPEFRKKFGPRGVIKSTAGGEIKDTGPLNRKRMETIDEEMLASSLDFMDRAVKAQKPFFLWHNSTRMHVWTRLKKESEGKTGIGLYPDGMVEHDGHVGQLLKKLDDLGIADNTIVMYSTDNGAESGSWPDGGITPFFGEKGTTWEGGHRVPLLVRWPGVLKAGSKIIDPIAHNDWLPTFLAAAGEPDVKEKLKTGHRANGKDFKVHLDGYNWLPFFQGREARSPRNEYLYFGQGGELNAVRYRNWKVHFATFQGNIATGVRQVSNWPLIINLRADPYEMMWKHGEMGYLRWYADNMWIFVPIQGVIRDFFADYDKFPRQEGSSLNAAGINYNSIRVQELMRRLEAPATPRN
- a CDS encoding helix-turn-helix domain-containing protein translates to MAVRSRLTSFEQVPMCFAGWDGTIEQVTCGRFEGSLQVVRSRAVRVIRITGTQSLRLRGQENGTIVSLTPVLPGNAAGVWHGQRLDPGQVVVRGPDAGIDHRSARTSEYLNVSVPVAALEAATRAIGGPDPLPALRAWAVLTPRPDDYRALGLATDRLLGATGDWPVLSDPEAGQFEQEYLRLVARALGTGEEAGRSPTLPARLSLLSRAEELMRGSLRSPLGVLDLCAALGASDRTLRLVFKEQYGCGPMTFYRRLRLNAVRTRLAADAGVPVAAAAREYGFTHLGNFAADYRRHFGERPSETGRG
- a CDS encoding carbohydrate porin encodes the protein MSRRAFLAACAALLGVAPAARAQAPADVPPVPAVQPAPGDAPPGLNGLYPTIRPAEGVAPLPTGGAAACPTCDLRGHDLWTRPTLTGDWGGLRPNLRDHGVQFNASVTQFGFGLGGGINSPRVPPLLGQGDTSAYTGRGDYELLFDLEKFGGLPKGTLTVRAQNWWGQYGNVSLNTGAFPPAVFPAALPPVPNDPGVPMLTDFFVTQPFSPNFVVFAGKKNVIGAADQDDFAGGNGTVQFMNQAFIANPAFLLALPYTGFTAGVVSPQEWGAVSAYVYDPQNRTKDFFRFDDLFSTGVIVGTEVKLKTNFFELPGEQHVGGIWKHLALTNLAFNEPPPGVYPYQAVGGSPTLNDSYTVYYGFDQYVQVYSEDTKRGWGLFGRASISDGNPTPIRYFLSAGVGGYSPIRHRQGDQFGVGFYYTGLSQEFGPRPRAAFGPRDGYGLEVFYNVRVTPWMSLTPDFQIVKPEAGAIADMAYIGGFRLKLDF